In Leifsonia sp. ZF2019, a genomic segment contains:
- the rbsD gene encoding D-ribose pyranase has product MKKNGILNAELSGALATLGHTDLLLVVDAGFPIPRDAHRIDLAIAENLPDLRTVLGLIADELVVEGVVRADDVVSNNPRLDEWLADRFAGAEFSTRAHADMLGPVAAQAKVIVRTGAFEPWGNIGLICGVDVPRWFGGDGVVAPAYYADRL; this is encoded by the coding sequence ATGAAGAAGAACGGCATCCTCAACGCCGAGCTGAGCGGAGCCCTCGCCACGCTCGGCCACACGGACCTGCTGCTCGTCGTCGACGCCGGGTTCCCCATCCCGCGCGACGCTCACCGCATCGACCTCGCGATCGCCGAGAACCTGCCCGACCTGCGCACCGTGCTCGGCCTCATCGCCGACGAGCTGGTGGTGGAGGGCGTTGTGCGTGCCGACGACGTCGTCAGCAACAACCCGCGCCTCGACGAGTGGCTCGCCGACCGGTTCGCCGGCGCCGAGTTCAGCACCCGCGCCCACGCCGACATGCTCGGGCCCGTCGCCGCCCAGGCCAAGGTCATCGTGCGCACCGGAGCCTTCGAGCCCTGGGGCAACATCGGCCTGATCTGCGGCGTCGACGTGCCGCGCTGGTTCGGCGGGGACGGCGTCGTCGCCCCCGCCTACTACGCCGACCGTCTCTGA
- a CDS encoding substrate-binding domain-containing protein, with protein sequence MSFRTLTRRVLTAAAVATTVALTAAGCGAITNGSAADASGGFHLAEYIQKRVDGGEKLRIKLSYHDPSLAFATPIREGMEKAGAEFGADVQLIGPTGGDAAKQVAELQTLIQQQAVDGLAVSSASSDALKPVIAQAYEAGIPIISFNTDNPGSKQMGFVGQDLAASGESEAKELRTALGGTTSGKVVVFSLDTGAGWSNDRFGGFQKGMEGSGFEVVGPVNVGNEPNAAYNTVDSTMSGQSGVVAIAGLDCCSTTAAAKWVQQSGNSGKITMVGFDLLPQTAEFITQGVVTFTISQNPSEQGYQAVKVLADFLKKGTEITGVDTGAQIIDAKNLSDATVEG encoded by the coding sequence ACCCTCACGCGCCGCGTGCTGACGGCCGCCGCCGTCGCCACGACGGTCGCGCTCACCGCCGCCGGCTGCGGCGCGATCACCAACGGCAGCGCTGCCGACGCCTCGGGCGGGTTCCACCTCGCCGAGTACATCCAGAAGCGCGTCGACGGCGGTGAGAAGCTGCGCATCAAGCTCAGCTACCACGACCCCTCCCTCGCGTTCGCCACCCCGATCCGCGAGGGGATGGAGAAGGCGGGCGCCGAGTTCGGCGCCGACGTGCAGCTGATCGGCCCCACCGGTGGCGACGCGGCCAAGCAGGTCGCCGAGCTGCAGACGCTCATCCAGCAGCAGGCGGTCGACGGACTGGCGGTCTCCTCCGCGAGCAGCGACGCGCTCAAGCCGGTCATCGCCCAGGCCTATGAGGCGGGCATCCCGATCATCTCGTTCAACACCGACAACCCGGGCTCGAAGCAGATGGGCTTCGTGGGCCAGGACCTCGCCGCTTCCGGCGAGTCGGAGGCGAAGGAGCTGCGCACCGCGCTCGGCGGCACGACGTCCGGCAAGGTCGTCGTGTTCTCGCTCGACACCGGCGCCGGCTGGTCCAACGACCGCTTCGGCGGGTTCCAGAAGGGAATGGAGGGATCCGGCTTCGAGGTCGTCGGTCCGGTGAACGTGGGCAACGAGCCGAACGCGGCCTACAACACGGTCGACTCGACCATGTCGGGACAGTCGGGCGTCGTCGCCATCGCCGGCCTCGACTGCTGCAGCACGACCGCCGCGGCCAAGTGGGTCCAGCAGTCGGGCAACTCCGGAAAGATCACGATGGTCGGCTTCGACCTCCTCCCGCAGACGGCCGAGTTCATCACCCAGGGTGTCGTGACATTCACGATCAGCCAGAACCCCTCCGAGCAGGGCTACCAGGCGGTCAAGGTTCTCGCGGACTTCCTGAAGAAGGGCACCGAGATCACGGGCGTCGACACGGGAGCACAGATCATCGACGCCAAGAACCTCTCCGACGCGACGGTGGAGGGCTGA
- the deoC gene encoding deoxyribose-phosphate aldolase has product MTTTETSGEKTLAPAELAPYIQHTKIEVGLTRDEIVAHARETVEHGFNAAMVPASWVDVVAAELAGTGVGIATALDFPTVGVTTSAGKAAEAESIARLGATQLDIGVQVGWLKSGMYDAFRDDIAGVVRASGLPVKVMLELPLLTPDERRAAVELSMEAGVAYLKNASSGQIETANPESVRYLVGLARDGVLVKASGSIKSYPQALSLLEAGASLLGTSAGLAIISDSGDENTTSY; this is encoded by the coding sequence GTGACCACCACCGAGACCTCCGGCGAGAAGACCCTCGCCCCGGCCGAGCTCGCCCCGTACATCCAGCACACCAAGATCGAGGTCGGGCTCACGCGCGACGAGATCGTCGCTCACGCTCGTGAGACGGTCGAGCACGGCTTCAACGCCGCGATGGTCCCGGCCTCCTGGGTCGACGTCGTCGCGGCCGAACTGGCCGGCACCGGCGTGGGCATCGCCACCGCGCTCGACTTCCCGACCGTGGGCGTCACCACGAGCGCGGGCAAGGCCGCGGAGGCCGAGTCGATCGCCCGCCTCGGCGCCACCCAGCTCGACATCGGCGTGCAGGTCGGCTGGCTGAAGTCCGGCATGTACGACGCCTTCCGCGACGACATCGCCGGTGTCGTGCGCGCCTCCGGCCTCCCGGTCAAGGTGATGCTCGAACTGCCCCTCCTCACACCCGACGAGCGCCGCGCCGCGGTCGAGCTGTCGATGGAGGCCGGTGTCGCCTACCTGAAGAACGCCTCCAGCGGGCAGATCGAGACGGCCAACCCGGAGAGCGTCCGCTACCTGGTCGGCCTCGCCCGCGACGGCGTGCTCGTCAAGGCGTCCGGATCGATCAAGAGCTACCCGCAGGCGCTCTCCCTGCTCGAGGCCGGCGCGAGCCTCCTCGGCACGAGCGCGGGGCTGGCGATCATCAGCGACTCCGGCGACGAGAACACCACCAGCTACTGA
- a CDS encoding sugar ABC transporter ATP-binding protein, translated as MTLPTLDAAEPAIRINGLSRRFGPVTALADVTMEVPEGRVTALLGENGAGKSTLLKILAGLQPPSAGSVTVHGVEVQRFDPHSLLTEHGVAIVPQELSLLPERTVAENILVGVEPGSRWFPSRRRMRQRAAELLRTLDLDLDPGAAVGGLDLATQQLVVVARSIARGCRILILDEPTSVLTPAESERLFALMDTLTRQGTTLLYVSHRMPEVFRLADQLEVLRDGRHVASWTREETTPEQAVAAMVGRELGDVARRSDIVRAEPLDAPVLTVRELAGRGHRAVSFDLHPGEILGIAGLPDSGRVELLRNLFGADRGTGGRVVLDGAPYDRRAPGESVRRRLGFVPGERRAQGLLSSLGVGDNIGVLTLGRHTTGGLVRRRALDAEAGRLSTALTVKTASLQTPIVNLSGGNQQKAMLARWLAIEPRVLILDEPTRGVDVGAKAEIYEQLFALAEAGVAILCSSSDLPELLTVTDRIAVMTEGRISTVLPTAEATEENIMAAATGAVPAATAVA; from the coding sequence ATGACGCTCCCGACGCTCGACGCGGCGGAGCCGGCCATCCGCATCAACGGTCTCAGCCGCCGGTTCGGACCCGTCACCGCGCTGGCCGACGTCACGATGGAGGTTCCGGAGGGGCGGGTGACCGCCCTGCTCGGAGAGAACGGCGCGGGCAAGTCCACCCTCCTCAAGATCCTCGCGGGGCTGCAGCCGCCGAGCGCCGGGAGCGTCACCGTGCACGGGGTGGAGGTGCAGCGGTTCGACCCGCACTCGCTCCTCACCGAGCACGGCGTGGCGATCGTGCCGCAGGAGCTCTCGCTCCTGCCGGAACGCACGGTGGCCGAGAACATCCTGGTCGGGGTCGAGCCCGGGAGCCGCTGGTTCCCGTCGCGGCGCCGGATGCGGCAGCGCGCCGCCGAGCTGCTCCGCACGCTCGACCTCGACCTCGACCCGGGAGCCGCGGTCGGCGGTCTCGACCTGGCCACGCAGCAGCTGGTCGTGGTGGCGCGATCGATCGCCCGCGGCTGCCGCATCCTCATCCTGGACGAGCCCACCTCCGTGCTGACCCCGGCGGAGTCGGAGCGCCTGTTCGCGCTGATGGACACGCTCACGAGACAGGGCACGACCCTGCTCTACGTCTCGCACCGCATGCCCGAGGTGTTCCGGCTCGCCGACCAGCTCGAGGTGCTGCGCGACGGCCGGCACGTCGCCTCCTGGACCCGCGAGGAGACGACGCCGGAGCAGGCCGTCGCCGCGATGGTCGGCCGCGAGCTCGGCGACGTCGCCCGCCGGTCGGACATCGTGCGCGCCGAGCCGCTCGACGCTCCGGTGCTCACGGTGCGGGAGCTCGCCGGCCGCGGGCACCGCGCCGTCTCCTTCGACCTGCACCCGGGCGAGATCCTCGGCATCGCAGGCCTCCCCGACAGCGGACGCGTCGAACTGCTCCGCAATCTCTTCGGGGCCGACCGCGGCACGGGAGGACGTGTCGTGCTCGACGGTGCGCCGTACGACCGTCGCGCTCCGGGAGAGTCGGTGCGCCGCCGCCTCGGCTTCGTGCCAGGCGAGCGCCGTGCCCAGGGCCTCCTGAGCTCCCTCGGTGTCGGCGACAACATCGGCGTGCTCACCCTCGGGCGCCACACCACCGGCGGACTCGTCCGCCGCCGCGCCCTCGACGCGGAGGCCGGCCGGCTCTCCACCGCCCTCACGGTGAAGACGGCGTCGCTCCAGACGCCCATCGTCAACCTCTCGGGCGGCAACCAGCAGAAGGCCATGCTCGCGCGCTGGCTCGCGATCGAACCGCGCGTGCTCATCCTCGACGAGCCGACCCGCGGCGTGGATGTCGGAGCCAAGGCCGAGATCTACGAGCAGCTGTTCGCGCTCGCCGAGGCCGGTGTCGCCATCCTGTGCTCGTCGTCCGACCTCCCGGAGCTGCTCACCGTCACCGATCGCATCGCCGTCATGACGGAGGGCCGCATCTCGACCGTGCTGCCGACGGCGGAGGCGACGGAGGAGAACATCATGGCTGCCGCGACCGGCGCCGTGCCCGCCGCGACCGCCGTCGCCTGA